The Nonlabens spongiae genome contains a region encoding:
- a CDS encoding DUF4286 family protein: protein MSSIIYNVTCNMSPSVEKEWLEWMNEHIPKVLSTGLFLEARLTRVLIKENDGASTFSIQYKAIDRKSLDKYINEHSDTLRREGFEKFGDSVLSFRTELEVIDEYRVNIN, encoded by the coding sequence ATGTCTTCCATAATATATAACGTCACTTGCAACATGAGCCCTTCGGTAGAAAAAGAATGGCTGGAATGGATGAATGAGCACATCCCAAAAGTGCTAAGTACCGGCTTGTTTCTTGAGGCGCGTTTGACTCGTGTGCTTATAAAAGAAAATGATGGCGCAAGTACGTTTTCCATTCAGTATAAGGCGATCGATAGAAAATCACTAGATAAGTACATTAATGAGCATTCTGATACGTTGCGCCGTGAGGGTTTTGAGAAGTTTGGAGACTCAGTTTTGTCTTTTAGAACGGAACTTGAAGTAATTGATGAATATCGAGTGAATATCAATTGA
- the purH gene encoding bifunctional phosphoribosylaminoimidazolecarboxamide formyltransferase/IMP cyclohydrolase, which translates to MSSIRAKSALISVFHKDGLEPIVRKMSDLGITIYSTGGTEKFIKDLGIDVVPVEDVTSYPSILGGRVKTLHPKVFGGILNRRDNEGDVSQLAEFDIPQLDIVIVDLYPFEKTVASGASEQDNIEKIDIGGISLIRAGAKNYKDTLCVGTMDDYAELLEVLEKGEGETTLAQRKRFATRCFDVSSNYDSAIYQYFTGDAQDQSLKVSEQIVMSLRYGENPHQRGWFYGDFEAMFIKHHGKELSYNNLLDVDAAVNLMSEFENDAPTFAIFKHNNACGVAQRDTIHQAYVDALAGDPVSAFGGILIANTAVDLQTAEEIHKLFCEVVIAPSFDADALELLKGKKNRILLTLKEGALSRKRDNNHKEVRASLNGFLVQDANIKTDQKEDLKTATELAPTDEQVEDLLFASKICKHTKSNTIVLAKGKQLCASGTGQTSRVDALNQAIHKAGSFNFDLNGAVMASDAFFPFPDCVEIADNAGITAVIQPGGSIKDQLSIDYCNEHKIAMVFTGTRHFKH; encoded by the coding sequence ATGTCTTCCATTCGCGCAAAATCTGCCCTTATTTCTGTTTTTCATAAAGACGGTCTAGAGCCTATCGTTCGTAAAATGAGCGATTTAGGAATCACCATTTATTCCACCGGTGGAACTGAAAAGTTCATCAAAGATCTTGGTATAGACGTGGTTCCGGTAGAAGATGTGACTTCTTATCCATCGATTTTGGGCGGTCGAGTAAAAACCTTGCACCCTAAAGTTTTTGGAGGAATATTAAACAGACGCGATAATGAGGGCGACGTGAGTCAATTAGCGGAATTTGATATTCCACAATTGGACATTGTGATCGTGGATCTGTATCCATTTGAGAAAACCGTTGCAAGCGGTGCGAGTGAGCAGGATAACATTGAAAAAATTGACATAGGTGGGATTTCCTTGATCCGTGCCGGTGCAAAAAATTATAAAGACACTCTTTGCGTAGGGACTATGGACGATTATGCAGAGTTGCTTGAGGTGCTTGAAAAAGGCGAGGGAGAAACTACCTTAGCGCAACGTAAACGATTTGCCACCAGGTGTTTTGATGTCTCGTCAAACTATGACAGCGCGATCTATCAGTACTTTACTGGGGATGCTCAGGATCAATCCTTGAAAGTGAGTGAGCAAATTGTGATGTCGTTGCGTTATGGTGAGAATCCGCATCAGCGTGGTTGGTTTTACGGAGATTTTGAAGCGATGTTCATAAAGCATCACGGTAAGGAGTTGTCATACAATAACTTACTCGATGTAGACGCAGCTGTAAATCTCATGAGCGAGTTTGAAAATGACGCGCCTACTTTTGCCATATTTAAACATAACAATGCTTGTGGTGTTGCACAAAGAGACACTATTCATCAAGCTTACGTAGATGCACTAGCGGGTGATCCGGTTTCTGCTTTTGGCGGGATTTTAATCGCAAATACAGCAGTAGACCTGCAAACCGCTGAGGAAATACACAAACTTTTCTGTGAGGTGGTAATCGCACCATCATTTGATGCCGATGCGTTAGAACTGCTCAAAGGAAAGAAAAACAGAATTCTATTAACCTTGAAGGAGGGTGCGCTTTCGCGAAAGCGAGACAACAACCACAAAGAGGTACGAGCTTCATTAAATGGATTTTTGGTGCAAGATGCCAACATTAAAACGGATCAAAAAGAAGACCTCAAAACCGCAACGGAACTTGCGCCTACTGATGAGCAAGTGGAGGATTTACTATTTGCCTCAAAGATTTGCAAACACACAAAATCAAACACTATCGTACTGGCTAAAGGCAAGCAATTGTGTGCGAGTGGTACGGGACAGACTTCACGAGTTGACGCATTGAATCAGGCGATTCACAAAGCAGGAAGTTTCAACTTTGACCTGAATGGTGCCGTGATGGCAAGTGATGCTTTCTTTCCATTTCCAGATTGTGTGGAGATTGCAGATAATGCAGGTATTACAGCTGTTATTCAGCCGGGTGGAAGCATCAAAGACCAGCTTTCCATTGATTATTGTAATGAGCATAAAATTGCCATGGTTTTTACAGGAACGCGACACTTTAAACATTAG
- a CDS encoding rod shape-determining protein, whose translation MGFFDFLTEDIAIDLGTANTLIVHNGKVVVDSPSIVARDRRSGKIIAVGKEAAMMQGKTHENIKTIRPLKDGVIADFDASEKMISMFIKEIPALKKKLFAPSLRMVICIPSGITEVEMRAVKDSAERVNGKEVYLIHEPMAAAIGIGVDIMQPKGNMIVDIGGGTTEIAVIALGGIVCDRSVKIAGDVFTNDIVYYMRTQHNLYVGERTAEKIKIQIGAATEDLETPPEEMNVQGRDLLTGKPKEVKISYREIAKALDKSILRVEDAVMETLSQTPPELAADIYNTGIYLAGGGSMLRGLDKRLSMKTDLPVYIAEDPLRAVVRGTGLTLKNLDKFKSVLANKY comes from the coding sequence ATGGGATTTTTTGATTTTCTTACTGAAGATATTGCCATCGATCTTGGAACGGCAAATACACTCATTGTTCACAACGGTAAAGTTGTGGTGGACAGTCCGTCCATTGTGGCAAGGGATAGAAGGTCTGGAAAGATCATCGCCGTAGGTAAGGAAGCTGCGATGATGCAGGGAAAAACGCATGAAAACATCAAAACGATCAGACCACTCAAGGATGGTGTAATCGCAGATTTTGATGCCAGTGAAAAAATGATCTCCATGTTTATCAAGGAGATTCCAGCGCTTAAAAAGAAACTTTTTGCACCATCATTAAGAATGGTGATCTGTATCCCATCTGGGATTACTGAGGTTGAAATGCGTGCGGTAAAGGATAGTGCAGAGCGTGTTAATGGTAAAGAAGTCTATTTGATCCATGAGCCTATGGCTGCCGCTATAGGTATAGGTGTGGATATCATGCAGCCTAAAGGAAACATGATCGTCGATATAGGTGGTGGTACGACTGAGATTGCGGTTATTGCTTTGGGAGGAATCGTCTGTGACCGGTCGGTAAAGATTGCGGGAGATGTTTTTACAAATGACATCGTTTACTACATGCGTACCCAGCACAATCTATATGTGGGAGAACGCACAGCAGAAAAAATAAAAATTCAGATAGGTGCGGCAACTGAAGATCTAGAAACGCCTCCAGAGGAGATGAACGTTCAGGGGCGTGACCTTCTCACTGGGAAACCTAAAGAAGTAAAGATCAGCTATCGTGAGATTGCAAAGGCTCTCGATAAATCTATTTTGAGAGTAGAAGATGCCGTAATGGAAACTTTATCACAAACTCCTCCAGAACTTGCCGCTGATATCTATAATACGGGAATCTATCTCGCCGGTGGTGGCTCAATGCTTAGAGGGCTTGATAAAAGGTTGTCCATGAAAACAGATCTACCTGTTTACATTGCAGAAGATCCTTTAAGAGCAGTTGTGCGAGGAACAGGTCTTACCTTGAAGAATCTGGATAAATTTAAAAGTGTTTTGGCTAATAAATACTAG
- the mreC gene encoding rod shape-determining protein MreC, protein MQQIVNFLIKHRNLLLFLVLFGISLFFTIQSHDYHRNAFISSSNSISGGILSTRDDITSYFDLKSENQRLQEENALLRMRLSKAADTLLGQPVDTLISDAPYTIIPARVVKNSFSKRDNYLTLDVGTDQKIEEDQGVYNSNGVVGVIDETGNRFSRVVSILNTQLSISASIKNTSTIGSLKWDGEDPYYVNLEDVPRLAQVKNGDSVVTGNLSTIFPPGILIGTIESAELLGNSGRYNIRVRLSNDMTDLGHAYVVRKRDRDAIQVIDTLGLNE, encoded by the coding sequence ATGCAACAGATTGTCAACTTTCTGATCAAGCACAGAAATTTGTTGCTGTTTCTAGTTTTGTTTGGGATTTCTCTTTTTTTTACCATTCAGTCACACGATTACCATCGTAACGCCTTTATCAGTTCTTCTAACTCGATCTCTGGCGGCATTCTCAGCACTCGAGATGATATAACGAGTTATTTTGATCTGAAATCTGAAAATCAACGTTTACAAGAAGAAAATGCTCTGTTGAGGATGCGACTTTCCAAAGCTGCTGATACTCTCCTAGGCCAGCCAGTGGACACCCTCATCAGCGATGCGCCATATACGATAATTCCCGCTCGAGTGGTTAAGAATAGCTTCTCCAAACGTGATAATTACCTCACGCTAGATGTAGGAACAGATCAAAAAATAGAGGAAGATCAAGGGGTATATAACAGCAACGGTGTGGTAGGCGTAATTGACGAGACTGGCAACCGATTTTCTAGGGTAGTTTCTATTTTGAACACACAGTTGTCCATAAGTGCATCTATTAAAAATACTTCGACCATCGGTTCCTTGAAATGGGACGGAGAAGATCCTTATTATGTTAATCTAGAAGACGTCCCTAGACTTGCTCAGGTTAAAAATGGTGACTCTGTTGTTACTGGAAATTTGTCTACTATTTTCCCTCCAGGGATTTTGATAGGCACTATAGAGAGCGCTGAGCTCTTGGGTAATTCAGGGCGTTATAATATAAGAGTACGCTTGAGTAACGACATGACTGATTTAGGTCATGCTTATGTAGTGAGAAAAAGGGATCGGGATGCGATCCAAGTAATTGATACACTCGGTTTGAATGAATAA
- the mrdA gene encoding penicillin-binding protein 2, translated as MKKLLFLLVIIVTGIVFLSRLFYLQIVDEDLKRKAEANSVKTVFDYPERGFIYDRNGKLMVANQVAYDVMVIPREIRSLDTLELCRLLKIEKSRLNQELEKAKNWSYRKGSVIIPQLTQEEYAPLQEKLRKFPGFYIQRRSLRSYQVNHSASVLGYIREASRIKVESDPYYSLGDLEGKSGIEKQYEEVLRGRKGVKKYLKDHFGRIIEPYKNGSNDTIPENGSDLTVTLDAELQKYGEMLMTNKRGGIVAIEPKTGEILSLVTAPNYDPKILMGRDRSKNINAIIRDTIRKPTVNRVLQGQYAPGSPFKVINALVGLQEGVVTPQERFRCSHGYNYGGARKLGCHAHASPLAMNKGIAESCNAYFAQVYRRIIEKGATPEEGMDTWHDHVTSFGLGNYLGYDLPVGQPGLIPDGDYYDRSYKYQWYAPATISNAIGQGEVYLTPIQMANMTAAIANRGYYYTPHIIKEIGDSPINDPTYTEKRHTTIDPKYFEPVVEGMNEVYKSGTAKRVQVPDIEICGKTGTVENFVKIDGKRTQLTDHSVFVAFAPKDDPKIALTVFIENGYWGSRYAAKIASLMIEKYLKNEITRTDLEDYVLNYSLEHEYVKPYSGKEFTINPAVDQGKITPQDTLSVPPSEIRRRYGYGR; from the coding sequence GTGAAGAAACTTCTATTTCTTTTAGTAATCATCGTGACGGGAATAGTATTCTTGTCTAGGTTGTTCTATTTGCAAATAGTGGACGAAGACTTGAAAAGAAAGGCCGAAGCCAACTCGGTAAAAACTGTCTTCGATTACCCAGAACGTGGCTTTATCTATGATCGCAACGGTAAGCTTATGGTGGCCAACCAGGTCGCTTATGATGTAATGGTTATTCCGCGAGAGATCAGAAGTCTGGATACCTTGGAACTGTGCCGATTGTTAAAGATCGAGAAGTCTCGTTTGAATCAAGAACTTGAAAAGGCAAAGAACTGGAGTTACAGAAAAGGGAGTGTGATCATTCCACAGCTTACTCAAGAAGAATACGCTCCATTACAGGAAAAACTCAGAAAATTCCCAGGGTTTTATATTCAGCGTAGATCATTGCGCAGCTATCAGGTAAATCACAGTGCAAGTGTACTGGGTTACATACGTGAAGCCAGTAGGATCAAGGTAGAATCTGACCCATACTACAGTCTCGGTGATTTAGAGGGAAAGAGCGGTATTGAAAAGCAATATGAAGAGGTACTACGTGGACGCAAGGGTGTTAAAAAGTATCTGAAAGATCACTTCGGGCGCATCATAGAGCCGTACAAGAATGGATCAAACGACACTATTCCTGAAAACGGTTCTGACCTGACAGTTACCCTTGATGCTGAACTCCAGAAGTATGGAGAGATGCTCATGACTAACAAGCGCGGTGGGATCGTTGCCATAGAACCTAAAACAGGTGAAATATTAAGTCTTGTTACAGCGCCCAACTATGACCCTAAGATTTTGATGGGACGCGATCGCAGCAAGAATATTAATGCGATCATCAGGGATACCATTAGAAAACCTACAGTCAATCGAGTCTTACAAGGTCAGTATGCGCCCGGATCACCCTTTAAAGTAATCAACGCTTTGGTGGGCTTGCAAGAAGGTGTAGTGACACCGCAAGAGCGTTTCAGATGCAGTCATGGATATAATTATGGGGGGGCGAGAAAACTAGGCTGTCACGCTCATGCTTCACCTTTAGCTATGAATAAAGGTATAGCAGAAAGCTGTAACGCTTACTTCGCTCAAGTCTATAGACGCATTATTGAAAAAGGAGCCACACCTGAAGAAGGAATGGATACCTGGCACGATCACGTAACCAGTTTTGGATTGGGCAATTATTTGGGTTACGACCTTCCCGTAGGTCAGCCAGGCTTGATTCCAGATGGAGATTATTACGATCGCAGCTACAAATACCAGTGGTATGCACCAGCAACCATTTCAAATGCGATCGGACAAGGAGAAGTTTATCTGACTCCCATCCAAATGGCAAACATGACGGCAGCTATTGCCAATCGTGGTTATTATTATACACCCCATATTATCAAAGAAATAGGAGATAGTCCTATCAATGATCCTACCTATACAGAAAAGAGGCATACCACCATCGATCCTAAATATTTTGAACCTGTTGTTGAGGGCATGAATGAGGTGTATAAAAGTGGTACTGCAAAACGGGTACAGGTACCAGATATAGAGATATGTGGTAAAACGGGTACGGTAGAGAACTTTGTCAAAATCGACGGTAAAAGAACTCAGCTAACGGATCACTCCGTATTTGTCGCATTTGCTCCAAAGGATGATCCTAAAATTGCCTTGACCGTCTTTATAGAAAATGGGTATTGGGGATCGCGTTATGCGGCAAAAATTGCCAGTCTCATGATTGAGAAATACCTCAAAAATGAGATAACCCGTACAGATTTAGAAGATTATGTTCTGAACTACAGCTTAGAACATGAATATGTTAAACCTTACAGTGGCAAGGAGTTTACCATTAATCCTGCCGTTGATCAAGGGAAGATAACTCCACAAGATACCTTGAGTGTACCACCATCAGAAATAAGACGTCGTTATGGCTACGGGCGATAA